Proteins co-encoded in one Meiothermus sp. genomic window:
- the pcaF gene encoding 3-oxoadipyl-CoA thiolase has protein sequence MTMEAYILDAVRTPVGKHGGALSSVRPDDLGAIPLKALLERTGIPGSDVEDVYMGCANQAGEDNRNVARMSLLLAGLPISVGGSTINRLCGSGLDAVASAARAIWAGEGQVYLGGGVESMSRAPWVMPKAEKGFATGNVTLYDTTLGWRLVNPRMKELYGTDSMGETAENLAEQYKISREAQDRFALHSHQKAIRAQQSGAYASQLVPVEVKDRKGHATLVQTDEGPRADTSLEALAQLKPVFRAGGSVTAGNSSSLNDGAAAVLLVADAYAKAHGLKPMARVRAIAVAGVEPRIMGIGPVPATQKALQRAGLTLQDIGLIELNEAFAAQSLAVLQEWGLEPEDERLNVNGGAIAIGHPLGCSGARILTNLVHEMQRRQVQFGLATMCIGVGQGIAMVVERV, from the coding sequence ATGACCATGGAAGCCTACATTCTGGACGCTGTTCGCACACCGGTTGGCAAGCATGGGGGCGCCCTTTCCTCGGTGCGCCCCGACGATCTGGGAGCCATCCCGCTCAAGGCCCTGCTGGAGCGCACCGGCATCCCCGGTAGCGACGTAGAGGACGTGTATATGGGCTGTGCCAACCAGGCCGGCGAGGACAACCGCAACGTGGCCCGCATGTCCTTGCTGCTGGCCGGGCTGCCCATCAGCGTGGGCGGCTCCACCATCAACCGCCTGTGCGGGAGCGGGCTGGACGCTGTAGCCAGCGCCGCCCGGGCCATCTGGGCTGGGGAGGGCCAGGTGTACCTGGGGGGTGGGGTGGAAAGCATGAGCCGCGCGCCCTGGGTGATGCCCAAGGCCGAAAAGGGCTTCGCCACCGGCAACGTCACCCTCTACGACACCACCCTGGGCTGGCGGCTGGTGAACCCCCGGATGAAGGAGCTCTACGGCACCGACTCGATGGGCGAGACCGCCGAAAACCTGGCCGAGCAGTACAAAATTAGCCGCGAGGCCCAGGACAGGTTTGCCCTGCACTCGCACCAAAAGGCCATCCGGGCCCAGCAGAGCGGGGCCTACGCCAGCCAGTTGGTGCCGGTGGAGGTCAAAGACCGCAAAGGCCACGCCACCCTGGTGCAAACCGACGAGGGCCCCCGGGCCGACACCAGCCTCGAGGCCCTGGCCCAGCTCAAACCGGTCTTCCGGGCCGGGGGCAGCGTGACCGCCGGTAACTCTTCTTCGCTCAACGACGGGGCCGCAGCCGTTTTGCTGGTGGCCGACGCCTACGCCAAGGCCCACGGACTCAAGCCCATGGCCCGGGTGCGGGCCATCGCGGTGGCGGGGGTGGAGCCGCGCATTATGGGCATCGGGCCGGTGCCCGCAACCCAGAAAGCCCTGCAACGGGCCGGCCTCACCCTGCAAGACATCGGCCTGATTGAGCTAAACGAGGCCTTTGCCGCCCAGAGCCTGGCCGTGCTGCAGGAGTGGGGCCTCGAGCCCGAGGACGAGCGGCTGAACGTCAACGGCGGGGCCATCGCCATCGGCCACCCCCTGGGCTGCTCGGGGGCCCGCATCCTGACCAACCTGGTGCACGAGATGCAGCGCCGCCAGGTGCAGTTTGGGCTGGCTACCATGTGCATTGGGGTGGGACAGGGCATCGCCATGGTGGTGGAGCGGGTATGA
- a CDS encoding phenylacetate--CoA ligase family protein, producing MFQPELETLPRPKLTELQNQRLREQVAYVYERVPFYRQALDEKGLKPSDIRSVEDLHKLPFTKKKDLRDTYPFGMFAVPRQELARIHASSGTTGKPTVVGYTKGDLEIFAEVVARSLAAAGGRPGMMLHNAYGYGLFTGGLGLHGGAEKLGMVVVPISGGMTDRQIMLIQDFKPEMIACTPSYAQTLAEEFKRRGIAPEEISLQYAILGAEPWTEAIRKSVDEGLGVRATNIYGLSEIIGPGVSNEDVNEREGLSYIWEDHFYPEVVDPETGDPLPDGEVGVLVFTTLTKKAMPILRYWTGDLTYITREPGPSGRTHARMAQIRGRTDDMLIVRGVNVYPTQIEAVLKEIPEVVPHYQIVLTREGPMDEVELKLEVAEPFFREIGQKVLSDEVIEADHRLAHLREKVARKIKDNVGISVKVSLINPGTAPRSEGGKLKRVADLRKL from the coding sequence ATGTTCCAGCCCGAACTCGAGACCCTTCCCCGCCCTAAGCTCACCGAACTGCAAAACCAGCGCTTGCGCGAGCAGGTCGCCTATGTGTATGAGCGGGTGCCCTTCTACCGGCAGGCCCTGGACGAGAAGGGGCTCAAACCCAGTGACATCCGGAGTGTAGAGGATCTGCATAAGCTCCCCTTTACCAAAAAGAAAGACCTGCGCGACACCTACCCCTTCGGGATGTTTGCTGTACCCCGCCAGGAGCTCGCCCGCATCCACGCCTCCAGCGGCACCACCGGCAAGCCTACCGTGGTGGGTTATACCAAAGGCGACCTGGAGATTTTTGCCGAGGTGGTGGCCCGCTCGCTGGCGGCAGCAGGAGGCCGGCCCGGCATGATGCTACACAACGCCTACGGCTACGGGCTTTTTACCGGCGGGCTGGGCCTGCACGGCGGCGCGGAGAAACTGGGTATGGTGGTGGTGCCCATCTCGGGCGGCATGACCGATCGGCAGATTATGCTCATCCAGGACTTCAAGCCCGAGATGATCGCCTGCACCCCCTCCTATGCCCAGACCCTGGCCGAGGAGTTCAAAAGGCGCGGCATTGCACCCGAGGAGATCAGCCTGCAGTACGCCATCCTGGGGGCCGAGCCCTGGACCGAGGCCATCCGTAAAAGCGTGGACGAGGGGCTGGGGGTCAGGGCCACCAACATCTATGGCCTCTCGGAGATCATCGGGCCGGGGGTTTCCAACGAGGACGTGAACGAGCGCGAAGGGCTCAGCTACATCTGGGAAGACCATTTCTACCCCGAGGTAGTAGACCCCGAGACCGGCGATCCCCTGCCCGACGGCGAGGTGGGGGTGCTGGTCTTCACCACCCTGACCAAGAAGGCCATGCCCATCTTGCGCTACTGGACGGGCGACCTGACCTACATCACCCGTGAACCCGGCCCCTCGGGGCGTACCCACGCCCGCATGGCCCAGATCCGGGGCCGCACCGACGACATGCTGATCGTGCGGGGGGTGAACGTCTATCCCACCCAGATCGAGGCGGTGCTGAAGGAGATTCCCGAGGTGGTGCCGCACTATCAGATTGTGCTTACCCGCGAGGGCCCCATGGACGAGGTGGAGCTGAAGCTCGAGGTTGCCGAGCCTTTCTTCCGTGAAATCGGGCAGAAGGTGCTTTCCGACGAGGTTATTGAAGCCGACCACCGGCTGGCCCACCTGCGCGAGAAAGTGG
- a CDS encoding ABC transporter ATP-binding protein, protein MSVLEVQNLTVRYGAVEAVRNLSLTVGTGEAITLIGPNGAGKSSTLKGIVGLVSASGTVRYQGQAQGQRSPEALAAQGLVMVPEKRELFASMEVEDNLLLGAFTRFQRREKGIREDLERVYTLFPRLRERRKQLAGTMSGGEQQMLAIGRALMARPKLLLLDEPSLGLAPLIVQEIFHILGELKAQGTPILVVEQNARMALKLADRGYVLEAGELVMEGRGQDLLHDPRVIESYLGIRTKTEA, encoded by the coding sequence ATGAGCGTGCTGGAAGTGCAAAACCTCACCGTGCGCTACGGGGCCGTGGAGGCCGTGCGCAACCTGTCCCTCACCGTAGGGACGGGCGAGGCCATCACCCTCATCGGCCCCAACGGGGCCGGCAAGAGCAGCACCCTCAAGGGGATTGTGGGGCTGGTAAGCGCCAGCGGCACGGTGCGCTACCAGGGGCAGGCCCAGGGCCAGCGCAGCCCGGAAGCCCTGGCCGCCCAGGGCCTGGTGATGGTGCCCGAGAAGCGGGAACTCTTCGCCTCGATGGAGGTAGAGGACAACCTGCTGCTGGGGGCCTTTACCCGCTTCCAGCGCCGCGAGAAAGGCATCCGGGAAGACCTCGAGCGCGTCTATACCCTCTTCCCCCGCCTGCGTGAGCGCCGCAAGCAACTGGCCGGCACTATGTCCGGGGGTGAGCAGCAGATGCTGGCGATTGGGCGGGCCCTGATGGCCCGCCCCAAGCTGCTGCTGCTCGACGAGCCCAGCCTGGGGCTGGCCCCCCTGATTGTGCAGGAGATTTTTCACATCCTGGGCGAACTCAAAGCCCAGGGCACCCCCATCCTGGTAGTGGAGCAGAACGCCCGCATGGCCCTCAAGCTGGCCGACCGGGGGTACGTGCTCGAGGCTGGCGAGCTGGTGATGGAAGGCCGCGGCCAGGACCTGCTGCACGACCCGCGGGTCATCGAGTCGTACCTGGGCATCCGCACCAAGACCGAAGCCTGA
- the paaI gene encoding hydroxyphenylacetyl-CoA thioesterase PaaI — protein sequence MHALTDPYMQLLGLETRLVEPGRAVVAAQVKPEHLNIHGACHGGFLYSLADAAFALASNSHGTAAVALTTQMQYFKAVQAGEHLEAHASEENLGRRTATYRIEVRSNGRVVALFTGTVFRFAEG from the coding sequence ATGCACGCCCTCACCGACCCTTATATGCAGCTTTTGGGCCTGGAAACCCGGCTGGTGGAGCCCGGCCGGGCCGTGGTGGCCGCCCAGGTCAAGCCCGAGCACCTCAACATCCACGGGGCCTGCCACGGCGGCTTCCTGTACAGCCTGGCCGATGCGGCTTTTGCCCTGGCCTCCAACTCGCACGGCACCGCCGCGGTGGCCCTCACCACCCAGATGCAGTACTTCAAGGCCGTGCAGGCCGGTGAGCACCTCGAGGCCCACGCCAGCGAGGAGAACCTGGGCCGGCGCACCGCCACCTACCGCATCGAGGTTCGCAGCAATGGGCGCGTGGTAGCCCTCTTTACCGGCACGGTCTTCCGCTTTGCCGAAGGCTAG
- a CDS encoding SDR family oxidoreductase, with product MKVLEQFNLNGKTALVTGGSRGLGLEIACGLREAGARVALLARRESFFAEALKLIPDAIPIVGNVQDEASLEAAFARVGPVDILVNAAGVTWGQDALEVPVEKIREVLDINVTGAFLASRIAARGMKARGYGKILNIASVAGLAGSPSEVMDAAAYSASKGALIALTRDLAVKWGPFGIRVNALAPGFFPTRMTEKLLARTEQLVRERTPLGRIGKTGELAAAALYLCSPASDYVTGQVLAVDGGMTAL from the coding sequence ATGAAGGTGCTCGAGCAGTTCAACCTGAATGGCAAAACCGCCCTGGTGACCGGGGGCTCGAGGGGCCTGGGCCTGGAGATTGCCTGCGGCTTGCGCGAGGCCGGGGCCCGGGTGGCCCTGCTGGCCCGGCGCGAAAGCTTCTTTGCGGAGGCCCTGAAGCTCATCCCCGATGCGATACCCATTGTGGGCAACGTGCAGGACGAAGCGAGCCTCGAGGCCGCTTTTGCCCGGGTGGGCCCGGTGGACATCCTGGTCAACGCCGCCGGGGTGACCTGGGGCCAGGACGCCCTGGAAGTGCCGGTGGAGAAGATCCGCGAGGTGCTGGACATCAACGTAACCGGGGCTTTTCTGGCCTCGAGGATCGCCGCCCGCGGCATGAAGGCCCGCGGCTACGGCAAAATCCTCAACATCGCCTCGGTCGCGGGCCTGGCCGGCAGCCCCAGTGAGGTGATGGACGCCGCTGCCTACTCGGCCTCTAAAGGTGCGCTCATCGCTCTGACGCGCGACCTGGCGGTCAAGTGGGGGCCCTTTGGTATCCGCGTGAACGCCCTGGCGCCGGGGTTCTTCCCTACCCGCATGACCGAAAAACTGCTGGCCCGCACCGAGCAGCTCGTGCGCGAGCGCACACCGCTGGGTCGCATCGGAAAAACCGGCGAGCTGGCCGCTGCCGCCCTGTACCTGTGCAGCCCGGCCTCGGACTACGTAACCGGGCAGGTGCTGGCGGTGGATGGGGGGATGACCGCGCTATGA
- a CDS encoding ATP-binding cassette domain-containing protein, with protein sequence MRLQLSPITLVAVGLLLLLPLLLPPSSFYLTVGNYIAFGALVTLGLYLLTGLSGMTSFGQAAFMGLAAYTSALLTIGQGLSPWLTLPLGVLAAVVGAVVLGGITARLKGHYLPLSTIAWCMALYIVMGSWIGLTGGHTGLRGVPSISVLDWSLNDSRSYFYLAWLFVLLGAWTAWNLTNSRVGRAMRASKGDAVAAASFGVNPAVLKLQVFVLSAIYAGVAGWLYVHYQKFINPTPFSLDASIKYLIAAVAGGVGSIPGVILGSGLVTGLEEVLKGLLPRIFGRTGNYEIIAYGLILVLILMFAPKGLWPFLERYLPKARPQNPTGSGLPGRLAAGKPGEVVLEVENLSKSFGGLLAVNGISFQLRRGEILALIGPNGAGKSTCFNMITSVYAPSKGTVRFKGQPIAGRMPYEVHRLGIARTFQHPHLFPEMTVLENAALGTYARTQRGLLASMLGLNRAEEAAALAEAYRALERVGLAHLAHQKADGLAIGQLRLLEIARALASGPEVLLLDEPAAGLRAGEKRQFAALIRKLVNEGVTVLLVDHDMDLVMGLVDRVVVMHYGEKLAEGTPAEVQRNPRVIEAYLGEAA encoded by the coding sequence ATGCGGCTTCAGCTATCCCCCATCACCCTGGTGGCCGTGGGGCTGCTGCTGTTGCTGCCGCTCTTGCTACCCCCATCCTCGTTTTATCTGACGGTGGGCAACTACATCGCCTTTGGCGCCCTGGTTACGCTGGGGCTGTACCTGCTCACCGGCCTATCGGGCATGACCAGTTTCGGCCAGGCGGCCTTCATGGGGCTGGCCGCTTACACCAGCGCCCTCCTGACCATCGGTCAGGGCTTGAGCCCCTGGCTGACCCTGCCGCTGGGGGTGCTGGCTGCAGTGGTGGGCGCGGTGGTGCTGGGCGGCATCACCGCCCGGCTCAAGGGCCACTACCTGCCCCTTTCCACCATCGCCTGGTGTATGGCCCTGTACATCGTGATGGGGAGCTGGATCGGCCTCACTGGCGGGCACACAGGCCTGCGCGGGGTTCCATCAATTTCAGTGTTGGACTGGAGCCTGAACGACAGCAGAAGCTACTTTTACCTGGCCTGGCTTTTTGTGCTGCTGGGCGCCTGGACAGCCTGGAACCTGACCAACAGCCGCGTTGGGCGGGCCATGCGGGCTTCCAAAGGAGATGCCGTGGCAGCGGCCAGCTTTGGGGTAAACCCGGCGGTGCTCAAGTTGCAGGTCTTCGTACTCTCGGCCATCTACGCCGGCGTGGCCGGCTGGCTCTACGTGCACTATCAGAAGTTTATCAACCCCACGCCCTTCAGCCTGGACGCCTCCATTAAGTACCTGATTGCGGCGGTGGCCGGGGGCGTGGGCAGCATTCCGGGGGTCATTCTGGGCTCGGGGTTGGTGACGGGCCTCGAGGAGGTGCTTAAGGGCCTGCTGCCGCGCATTTTCGGCCGCACCGGCAACTACGAGATCATCGCCTATGGCCTGATTCTGGTGCTCATTCTGATGTTCGCCCCCAAGGGGCTGTGGCCCTTCCTCGAGCGCTACCTACCCAAAGCCCGCCCGCAAAACCCCACTGGCAGCGGCCTGCCGGGCCGGCTGGCTGCGGGCAAGCCCGGTGAGGTGGTGCTCGAGGTTGAAAATCTGAGCAAAAGCTTTGGCGGTCTGCTGGCGGTCAACGGCATCAGCTTCCAGCTTCGGCGGGGCGAGATTCTGGCCCTGATCGGCCCCAACGGGGCGGGCAAGTCCACCTGCTTCAACATGATTACCTCGGTCTATGCGCCCAGCAAAGGCACAGTGCGCTTCAAAGGCCAGCCCATCGCAGGCCGGATGCCCTACGAGGTGCACCGGCTGGGCATTGCCCGTACCTTTCAGCACCCCCACCTCTTCCCCGAGATGACCGTGCTGGAAAACGCCGCCCTGGGCACCTACGCCCGCACCCAGCGGGGCCTGCTGGCCTCCATGCTGGGGCTCAACCGGGCCGAGGAGGCGGCGGCCCTGGCCGAGGCCTACCGGGCGCTGGAGCGGGTGGGTCTGGCCCATCTGGCCCACCAGAAAGCCGATGGGCTGGCCATCGGTCAGCTCAGGCTGCTGGAGATTGCCCGCGCCCTGGCCTCGGGGCCCGAGGTACTGCTCCTGGACGAGCCGGCGGCAGGGTTACGGGCAGGGGAAAAGCGCCAGTTTGCCGCCCTGATTCGCAAGCTGGTGAACGAAGGAGTAACGGTGCTTCTGGTAGACCACGACATGGATCTGGTGATGGGGCTGGTAGACCGGGTGGTGGTGATGCATTATGGGGAAAAGCTGGCCGAAGGCACCCCCGCCGAAGTACAGCGCAATCCCAGGGTGATCGAGGCCTACCTGGGGGAGGCCGCATGA